A region of Zeugodacus cucurbitae isolate PBARC_wt_2022May chromosome 5, idZeuCucr1.2, whole genome shotgun sequence DNA encodes the following proteins:
- the LOC105217289 gene encoding uncharacterized protein LOC105217289 has protein sequence MTTTTIKTNSFNNKLSFVWLTVVLLLLLQCCNCAQGTPMLYKKNPQDKYEADLVPVSSTVIPLTVLEVSYGLGGKPSEEYKQAYLKKLRKKVQLKQHLKQTQQQNDGDDADLGDPDTLITIKKKHNDSNKAKVKGI, from the exons atgacaacaacaacaataaaaacaaatagtttCAACAACAAATTATCTTTTGTTTGGTTaactgttgtgttgttgttgctactgcaaTGCTGCAATTGCGCACAAGGCACACCGATGCTCTACAAGAAGAATCCACAAGACAAATACGAAGCAG ATCTTGTACCCGTTTCCTCGACTGTCATCCCACTAACAGTGCTCGAAGTCAGCTACGGTTTGGGCGGAAAACCCAGTGAGGAGTACAAACAAGCCTATCTGAAGAAACTGCGCAAGAAGGTGCAACTCAAGCAGCACTTGAAacagacacaacaacaaaacgacgGAGATGATGCGGATTTGGGCGATCCCGATACGCTCATAACAA taaaaaagaaacataaCGACAGCAATAAAGCCAAAGTCAAGGGCATCTAA